Below is a genomic region from Dechloromonas denitrificans.
GCAGTCTGGAAGCTGGGCAATGACCGGATGCCCGGCGGAGAGCTTTACCTGCTCTCGAATGAACTTGATCCGGCCAATCGCAATCTGTCTTTCGAGCGCGAATTCGGTCGTTTGATGGGCTTGCTCGACCTGATGGCCAAGGTGGTTGCCGATCGCAATGGCCGCACTCTTTCACGGCTGACTCAAACGGTAGTCAGCACGATCTTTTTGCCTGTGAGTTTTTTGAAATGAAGAATATCGTCATCCTGATTTCCGGCCGTGGCAGCAATATGGAAGCGCTGATTGCCGCCCGCGATGCCGGCAAACTGCCGGTCAATATCGCCGCCGTGATCAGCAACCGGCCGGATGCCCAAGGCCTGGAGACGGCCGCCAAGGCAGGCATCGCAACGTACTACATCGACCACAAGGCATTTGCCGGGCGCGAAGCCTTCGATGCCGCGCTGGCTGAATGCATCGACGGTTTTGTCCCCGATCTGGTCGTGCTGGCTGGTTTCATGCGCATTCTGACGGTCGATTTCGTGCGTCATTACGAAGGTCGCCTGCTCAATATCCACCCGTCGCTGCTGCCATCCTTCCCCGGCCTGCACACGCATCAGCGGGCGCTTGAGGAAGGCGTGCGGATC
It encodes:
- the purN gene encoding phosphoribosylglycinamide formyltransferase, which translates into the protein MKNIVILISGRGSNMEALIAARDAGKLPVNIAAVISNRPDAQGLETAAKAGIATYYIDHKAFAGREAFDAALAECIDGFVPDLVVLAGFMRILTVDFVRHYEGRLLNIHPSLLPSFPGLHTHQRALEEGVRIHGCTVHFVTAELDHGPVVIQAAVPVLDGDDEAALAARILVQEHKVYPQAVRWFAEDKLRLENGRVRLAADLVDQSVLISPEVR